The genomic interval ctTCAAatcttgttacagaagataatctaaaatcaatacaagcagaatcctattccacaaactttgatcaatcacaaacttttagcaatctcagctctttgaaaaactcaaaaactctttgcaaaaacttgtcaaagattaatctTCAAAtcttttttctgaatttattcaaagatgtagtttgttatcaaatcttaacaaatttttaaattgcattaaaagattggtcaaggcatttaatgactggagcgtaagcagttaaatcatttaaagctcagtcagagataaaacagttttttctgttatggttccaaaacaaacaatcggttgtttcttcgaatcaatcggttgttttggttcttaacagttcaaccattttaaaaacaattttcaatctttttctcaaaacatctaagtataaacaatcggttgtttcgacaaaacaatcggttgttttaacttagtttgaaaacattttactttcacaaagattgagatgtttatgctttagattcgatcaagaggtggattacaatactcaaactaccccagaactatactaaaccagcacagcaacaccaagcacaaccaagacttcaacatccttcaaagggtttggattcttcaaagcttgaacaccacttggttcaacaattcTCTGttctaatcaatcatcctgttaaattttcatgtatcacaaATTCAATTACACTTGAATAGGGATTTAATCATATcttcttttctaacctgtgtctaatttATTTcactaattaatatttaaacacaaaatcattttttcgaaaattcaaatttaatattgcagtttttatttatttaagaaaaaataaaactagaaaactactcaacaattaaattaaaactgaaaataattcaagacataaaaataaaaaaaaataagaaaataagcaaataaaattattcaagaATAACAATACaagaaatttaaaacaaaataataaaataagcaatgagaaaaaagaaaaaaagaaagaaaactagaaaaaaaaaaccatagtTTTGCTTTATTCTCTGTTCCTGTTCCTAGGAAGTCATCCTACTTCATTTGCTAGATCTGCCCACCCTGAATAATAGAACTTGTTCCGAGACCAAGCTACATAAGTTTCAAATTTTTAGAGGCGTATACGAATTGGGTTGCCCTTAAGGGAAATTTTGATATATATCTTAATGTAATTTCATTATCTATATATGATTTATACAGTTCTACATTTGTAAATCCTCCCATGTGGCTCTTTGCTCCAATTGCATCCGCTGCAATTGTTCCAATATCCTATCTTTCTTGGAGGATGAGGATGAACCAGGGTGATGAATTGGTGAATGATGAATAGGAACATCACCAACTtgtggtgcttcttcttctatAACAGTACAattattgacaataaatttCATATCAATTGAAGGTCTGATTTTTATTCATGGGTTTACCTCAACCCCATGAGTTGCACAAAGAGCAGTTATTAAAGTAGGAAATCCCAAAGAACCTTTTTCCTTTTGATTATTCTGGCCAACATCTAATctaacaaatttatatatttcatgaCATACAACAAAATATTTCTCTTTCAATAGGAAATGGAGAAGATGACACCTGTGAATATTTAAGTCTGACACGTGACTAATGGGTACCATGTTGGCCAGCATGAATACCATCCAAACTTGAGATAGGGtcttcatgtgtttccttaaaattCTTCATGGTTTCCCAACTAGATTTATTTGATAAGAGTGATTGGCTAGACAAATTTCCCTAGCCACTTCATAATCATTAAAGCCACATGTTCTAGCTCTCAACTGGTGATAAGTACGGTCATCATCACCTCTCAGTTGCAAAGGATCTCCCAAAAAGGCACGAATAGAATCTCTTTCAAACGACACCCATCTTCCTCTTACTCTTTATCTCATTTCCTAATTTCCTTCTCCTCCTGTACAGGAATTGGCATAACACTTATGAACTACTTCACGATCGCACTTGTTTAAGGGCTCTACTAGCCTCATCTAGTTCCTTCTTTAGAAccctttaaaaataaatcatactATTCGGATTGCAGTCGTACTCTTCTCTCTGTAATGAAAtcccattttttttatcttctcaTATCTCCTTTGTTTCTCTTTGTTCCCAAACCTGTTTCACGATGATAGTTCAGGAGACTCCATTCTCACCCTTTCCCCTTTAACATTTTGGgttgaaatgtttttttttttcgtcCCATTTGATGCAACATTATAGTTAGATACACCAATCTTCACATACATTAATTTCTAGTTTAACAATCATAAGAATATATATCCAAAAACCCAACTaattcacatgttttgcaataTAATGTTTAAAGAAGAATTTTTGTAAACACTTCATGTGCATTTTCTAAATTGAGTTTAATGAGTGATTGAGACCTAACTAACCATCCAAAATCAGAAGCAAGTTTCCATAATCATTTACCTAATGCTATGCAAAAAGATTTATATCATAAATTCAAGATAATAATCATAAACCCTAAAATTCCAAAATTCCCAAAAATTATAATCAAAAGCATTAATCCATGGTTTGAAAGAGGAATTAAGGCATAAATTAGATGTAGAAACACTTACATAGCACAAATTAAACAAGAGGTTGAACTTGGAAGAGAAAGAATTGAAAATGAGCACAAATTTTAGAAAGCAAAATCACAATTTAGGGAACTTTCACTAAGGGTGATAGGTTTGTGCCTTCCTTGAAGGTTTGTGCCTtgcttgaaggtgcatgaagagtagggagagtgattggttagGCCATATCACGTGgaaaggtgaagaagaagaccaAAGGTGTCTATCTTAGAGAGGTTTAGACAAGAGAGTGTAAGAGCTAACAACTTGGCAACATAACACTCAAAATTGGTCTTATTAATTCATGAGCCAAGCACCCTTTAAATAGGTTTGAGGTCCGGTCAAGGCTTATAAGAAAGAGGAGGAAAATTCAAATGGCAAAGGTTTGAAAGTGGGGCCTAAATGAAGTCACAATGCAAGCATGATTAGGTGTGTTTCATGTGATTAATTCAGGTCTACATGGCCGACCTAGGTTAGGTTAATTAGGAGTCTTAATGAAACCTTGATTTAAActaggttggtttttagatgCCTAATTTCAACCCTAATTCcaaataagaaaaattacaactaAATTTCATACTCTACTttagcaagaaaataaattctactctagAGAAATTACACTAAGTTATGGCATTTTTGAACATATATAGAAGGGTGTCTCTGTCATCAGTAGCAGAGTCTCAATCTTCTTGAATCTTTCTTGTCATTGACTCAGTGGTTCGTCGTCAGCTGTACTTTCTTCCATCGAATTGTTTGTGAAATTTGGGGCAAATCGCGTTGTTAAAAGCGCTGTATTTGGGAGAATAATTTGCATCAAGAACATAACCACTAGAATTAGACTAGTCGAAGAAGCACTAAAGATTTCAATTGCTTATAATTTTGTTAGTGGCTATAGCTCCATAGTCAATAATGTAAAAGAGAAGTATATCACTATCCCAAATGATAGGAGCCTCCATAAGTAATAAACTCGcttgtataaattttattaaaatgaaatattttgcTTTAAATAAATGCCTTTTGGTAGATATTTTTATGCGGTTTTTTTACAAGCTTTCTAGAAGGTATTTGTTACAATTTacgtaatttattaaaatttaatgatCTTTAAACATTGTACTCATACCaaagattaaatatttttctttactaTTTTAATTTGCTACTGAAAGTTAAGAAATTCAATTATGTTAAGTTAATTTAtagttttaaatataatttattacttttgaaTTATTTCAAATGTTATCAATcactttttcaaaaaaaattattgtatctttatgattatttaaaataatcttggtacatatataattttttataattaaaaattaactatataatttttttataattttagaaaaaaaatattatcattaaacATATATCCTagaataagattattttttatcaggaatgaataaatagaattaaaatgaaacactttaggggtgtccgAACCCTTATGTATAAATCACTCATAGTTTAAGCATTCAATAAACAAATCATAATTAAGTGATACACCACTTAACtcaaaaaaaacttaaaaagtaGCTGAGAAAAACCAGTCCCAAAAAGCTGGTACTGCATAAAATCAGCAGAAACATAATCCTGATATCAGGATAGCTGCTAAAAGAAAGAAGCTAACTACTACTAGGAGTATAACCCAGTGTTATCCAATCATACATTTGTTATtgcttatattttattttactcatCTTATTTATATATCGATATCCTAACTCATTTTAATGGTTAGGAACAATTAAGAATCCCTCTTATAACAATTTCACCCATCATGAAAAAACTCACACAAtcatgcagaaaataaaacaagCAAAGACCTAAATACCATTAGTTTCTAAACTTATTATAATGGTAATGATAAAAATAGCAAAGCTTGGACATTTTTCAACCGTCTTCTAGCCATGAGCACCAGCATGTGGCAGTGACTGTTAGTATGGTACCATTATAAAAGGTGCAAGAATGAGGCTTTCCTTCTAGAACGGAAAATAAAATGGGAAGAAGGTtcataagaaaatcattaattttGCAAATTGTTCTTAtacttttaaaatgtttttcaaaagagTTCTTATATATGTTTCAAATACGCCACATACTGTGAAACTTGATTATGTGACATTTCTTCCATTGTTGACGCTCTGGCAAAAATTTAACGGTGTTTTTTTCTGTTACAGTATGTTTCTTCTGTACAGTTACATCCACAGTTTCAGCTTGTGCAGTTTACCCTTCAAATGGAGTTCTTAAATTTTCCTCTTGCCCTAATTATCCGCATATGCATGTTGTGCGCTAACCCTTTGTAACATAGATCAGTAGCTTCACATGTAATCTGTCACTCAGGGCTAAATATAATCCAACTTCTTCACATTTCAGTAGGGAAATCAAGGTTACAAGCCTCAGATTGAACTCTTACACCTTTTCATATATCTTACAACATGCCTTTTGACTCCTATATGTGGAATACCAAAGCACTTAAGCTAAAACAACAACTTGATATAACTATGGATCTTACATCAGAGATTTTTCATACAAACACATTTTGATGATTGCAAGCCAGGACAAAAACCCAAACCATATGATGACACTTCTAGTCTAACTAAACAACTAATCAAAACCCTGATTTCCATGATTAAGTTAAGGCTTTCCAGGAGATTTTGGATCATGAGCTGGATTTGGTCTTGTTCCAGGGTAGTCTACTATATCCATCATCATTCTGCTCTCAGCAATCTCTTCCTTCATGTCTTCCTCGGTATAAGTTAACCCCATAACTGGATCCACCTGCAGGTTAAAAAGTATCACTACTATATGATTGGACTTAGACAAGAATGTTCATTGCTATACTGTATGACATTCACAAAacaaaaatgaataattaaaagtTATCAGTTACTGATTTAATAGCCCCATTTATACGACAGAAGGAAAAAAACAACCATATAATTTGGGTTATAAGTTGTTTAATTGGATTTTCTCAGCAAAATCAGAACCTGGAAATCTTGTTGCAGCTaacttttcctttttattttttcttaagatAAACCATTTCAACTAGTTCAGACCAAACCAGATTTTGTCATGTTGTTAGGGCACAAGAGACATGTCCCTTTCGAGGTTAATTATCTTATATATCTCTATATTTTTTGGGATTTTCGGAATATATGTATGTGGCAGAAATATCTGTCAAAaggagagggagagagagagaggaccTTGGCCAGATGATCTTGCACTAAAGTATTCATTTTCCCAATCATAGTGCTTCCTGTATAATTCACAGTTTAACATAATGAATCGGATTATCCAAATTTAATACATTAAGAAAACCAATAAAGGTCTGCATCAAACCCTTGAAACTTACTTGTTGCAGGAACTGCAGAAGCAAATACAGCACAGGAAAGAACCAGAAGAATAACAAGAAGCCTAAGGAGGGGTTTGTTATCCATGATATCAGTTTAGATATCTTTAGAAAGAGGGGAATATGATGAGTAATTGAGAGAAAAGAGGAGAAGAGCAAGGCTTTGTGAGATGACCTAGGAGAAGGGCCAAGAGGGTCCTTATATGGAGGAGCAAGGGTAGCACTCTTGAATTAAATATCAACCAAAGAATACAAAAGACACTTCCCTTTGCATTACATCAAAGTAATGTGTATGGAATACTTAAATACTTTTCTCTATTCCCTGGCTTTTGGCCACTCCAAAGAATAGCTTTAATTTGTATTCTCTTTACCAAGATAAACTAAACAGGTATTTAGCAGTACcaccttaaaaaaaaaactcattttattttactttcttattttttttctcttttattgaAAAACGATCTAATGTATATTCATTTCAAACCAATTAAGCATTTTTAACAACAAAAAAAGACAATAAAGCATATATTTTAATGTTGTTGATTAAGgttttacaattattttaaatttataatatatagtaCCTTGTGAGCCTTCatcaacttttatttttttatgaatccgaaacttcattttcttttgtTCTGCATATGTAATTAGCATCATAAAGAATGCATTCCATATAAGCATGCTCCAATTAGTGTATGTAATCAAAGATATCAGTGAATAATTGACATTGAGTTGTTAATAACATAATGGATTAATGCATAACATTCACGAAAAAATGTTTATCTATATTACACGTTCTGACTTTAACCTCCAAAAAGGTTACAACTGTTTTACCGTGATTTAACTTGCTCATGTTCGTTGACAAAAGATACTACAGAATACAAGTTATTTTGCTTTGAACAATTATCAGACAAAAGATCATTTCATATTAGACTTATCAAAAGTCATATTCAATGGCACAACATTGAGTTAGCAAAAGTCAGCTATGCGCGTGATATATAAATGCTTTTCACCTCTCATGTTTGTGAATGACACACTAGTGTTTCTGGCTTACTTACCACCTACAACTCTTATTGGGAGAATTAGAGTGTACCACTTTGAGCacaaaaaatcaatatattaagagattaaatatgtttaaaataaataatataagaaaTTGAGTTTTATTTAATAGTCTAAAAACTTTAAATCTCTCAAatacttataataataaaattattaaaataaatttttattaatattttttttcataataaataattttttaacgttgactattataatattataacaaccataatatgaaaatttatttattatatacaaaaattaacaagaatgaattttaatatttttcttactataaatatttaaagagtttctattttgaattaaaaacagaaatcaATTTcttataaaacatatttaatcataTATTAAGTATTGCAATTTCAAACCTAATAAATGAACTATTCCATTGTTTTTTGTTACTTAGgtgttttttcaaaataatgaaCAACACCTAAGTGAGGAAAAAGAAGGTCTTGCTATAACATGTGAAACATAGGAAAGATTAATACAATAATGCATTAGCATATTGCCGTCCAATCAATTAGGTAGAGCCCCTCAAGAGAATAAAAACCTGCATAATTAACTTCCCCACGCTGCATTAACAACTTGGCCCAGATACCAAATCATCTGCTACTCGTTTCATTCCCACTTTAGCTAGCTTTAACATGCTTATGATGGAAAAATTTGCACATATAGCGcatggagagaaaaaaaaaaatccaattttgCTGGTTCTCATAAATGTTCCACGTCTGCACGAGATTCTGTCGTTACAtgaaaaacattaataataGTAACGAGTGAAGGGTTTTAGGAGAGTGTGATGGGGTTGTTATAAGCTTCAATAATTGGGTGTTGTTAGAGTGACACGAAGGGgttatatgtatgtatatatattgcAATAAACAAAGTGTCTTTAAGAAGTGCAGGTTGAGCA from Phaseolus vulgaris cultivar G19833 chromosome 1, P. vulgaris v2.0, whole genome shotgun sequence carries:
- the LOC137813812 gene encoding uncharacterized protein; translation: MDNKPLLRLLVILLVLSCAVFASAVPATRSTMIGKMNTLVQDHLAKVDPVMGLTYTEEDMKEEIAESRMMMDIVDYPGTRPNPAHDPKSPGKP